The sequence GCCTTAACTTTAAACCTTGAACCAGGAACTATGAATATTTAACCTGGCTCTTTCTCAACTCCTGATCAAAAAGGGCTAGGGATAACTTCAATCTTTTTTACCTTTGCATTTTAATACCCCCTCTGATGAGTGATGCGATCAAGCACGAATGTGGCATAGTGCTGTTAAGGCTACTGAAGCCCCTGGAGTATTATGTATCACACTATGGCAGTGCGTTTTACGGTTTAAACAAGCTGTATCTGCTGATGGAAAAGCAGCACAACCGGGGTCAGGATGGCGCTGGGGTGGGCTGCATTAAGTTTGGGGTGCCTCCCGGGGAACGTTATATGACCCGTATGCGCAGCAATGATCCCAACCCCATCAAGTTTATCTTCGACCATATCAACAACAGCCTTGAACGAGTGGGTGAAAATCACCCCGAGCGCCTGGGTGATGTGAACTGGCTGAAGCACAACATGGACTTTTTCGGGGAGCTGTACCTGGGGCACCTGCGCTATGGCACCTTTGGCAACAACAGCATCGATGCCGTACATCCCTTCCTGAGGGAAAACAACTGGATGTCGAAAAACCTGATGATCGCGGGCAACTTTAACCTGACCAATGTGGATGAGTTGTTCGACAGCCTGGTGAACATCGGGCAGCATCCCAATGAGACCAGCGATACGGTGACCATCCTTGAAAAGGTGGGACACTTCCTCGATGAAGAGAATGAAGATCTGTACCGCAAATTCAAGGCAGAGGGCCATACGAAAAAAGCTATTTCACCAATGATTGCACGTCACCTGGACTTGCAGAATGTGCTGAAGAACGCCAGCAAGCACTGGGATGGCGGTTATGTAGTGGCAGGGATGCTCGGACATGGCGACTCGTTCGTGATGCGCGACCCGGCAGGGATACGGCCCGCATTTTATTACCGCAACGACGATTTTCTGGTGGCTGCCAGTGAACGCCCAGCCATTCAGACAGCTTTCAATGTACCACTTGAGCTGGTGCAGGAGTTGCAACCGGGTCATGCGCTGATTGTTAAACGGGATGGCACCACAACCGAGGTGCCCGTCCGTGAGCCCCAGAAAAAAGCAGCCTGCAGCTTTGAACGCATCTATTTCTCAAGGGGAACGGATGCCGACATTTACCAGGAACGCAAGCGGCTGGGACGTCAACTGCTGCCAGCTATTCTTAACACCATCAATCACGATCTGGAGAACACCATTTTCTCCTACATTCCCAATACAGCCATTTCGGCGTTTTCGGGCATGGTGGAAGGGCTCTACGAGTTTTGCGACCAGGTGAAGAAAGATCGTATCATTGAAGCACGCGACCAGTTGGACGATGAAAAACTGGAGAATATCCTGGCCCTTCGCCCGCGCATCGAGCAGATAGCAGTGAAGGATGCCAAACTGCGTACCTTCATTACCGCCGACAGTGCCCGCGATGACCTGGTAGCCCACGTTTATGATGTAACCTACGGAGTGGTCCGCCGTGGAGAAGACAATTTGGTGGTAATTGACGACAGCATTGTTCGTGGAACCACCCTGAAAAAAAGTATCATCCGGATCCTTGACCGGCTGGGACCCAAAAAGATCGTCATTGTTTCCTCGGCCCCTCAAATCAGGTATCCTGATTGTTACGGCATTGATATGGCGCGCCTGAATGAATTCATTGCCTTCCGCGCCGCCATCGAACTGCTGA comes from Bacteroides sp. and encodes:
- a CDS encoding amidophosphoribosyltransferase; translated protein: MSDAIKHECGIVLLRLLKPLEYYVSHYGSAFYGLNKLYLLMEKQHNRGQDGAGVGCIKFGVPPGERYMTRMRSNDPNPIKFIFDHINNSLERVGENHPERLGDVNWLKHNMDFFGELYLGHLRYGTFGNNSIDAVHPFLRENNWMSKNLMIAGNFNLTNVDELFDSLVNIGQHPNETSDTVTILEKVGHFLDEENEDLYRKFKAEGHTKKAISPMIARHLDLQNVLKNASKHWDGGYVVAGMLGHGDSFVMRDPAGIRPAFYYRNDDFLVAASERPAIQTAFNVPLELVQELQPGHALIVKRDGTTTEVPVREPQKKAACSFERIYFSRGTDADIYQERKRLGRQLLPAILNTINHDLENTIFSYIPNTAISAFSGMVEGLYEFCDQVKKDRIIEARDQLDDEKLENILALRPRIEQIAVKDAKLRTFITADSARDDLVAHVYDVTYGVVRRGEDNLVVIDDSIVRGTTLKKSIIRILDRLGPKKIVIVSSAPQIRYPDCYGIDMARLNEFIAFRAAIELLKETGQAGVISDVYKRCKEQEMLPREETTNCVKDIYKPFRPEEISAKIAQMLHPPQVKANIEIVFQTIEDLHTACPGHTGDWYFTGNYPTPGGNKVVNRSFINYIEGRNERAY